A region of Diceros bicornis minor isolate mBicDic1 chromosome 31, mDicBic1.mat.cur, whole genome shotgun sequence DNA encodes the following proteins:
- the LRRC10B gene encoding leucine-rich repeat-containing protein 10B encodes MGIAESTPDELPSDAEEQLRSGEQQLELSGRRLRRLPSAVCALSRLQKLYVSGTGLRELPEEIEELRELRILALDFNKLERLPDGLCRLPSLTRLYLGGNRLLALPADFAQLQSLRCLWIEGNFLRRFPRPLLRLVALQSLQMGDNRLRALPAELPRMTGLRGLWLYGNRFEEFPPALLRMGRLHILDLDRNRLGGFPDLHPLRALRVFSYDHNPVTGPPRVADTVFLVGEGAVERMAERDEPTPRPPPRRPARAFEDEEEEDLLIGGGDSRPLGPPRGSLRALEAAPGLGT; translated from the coding sequence ATGGGCATCGCCGAGTCCACGCCGGACGAGCTGCCGTCGGACGCGGAGGAGCAGCTGCGCAGCGGCGAGCAGCAGCTGGAGCTGAGCGGGAGGCGGCTGCGGCGGCTGCCCAGCGCCGTGTGCGCGCTGAGCCGCCTGCAGAAGCTGTACGTGAGCGGCACGGGGCTGCGCGAGCTGCCCGAGGAGATCGAGGAGCTGCGCGAGCTGCGCATCCTGGCGCTCGACTTCAACAAGCTCGAGCGCCTGCCCGACGGCCTGTGTCGCCTGCCGAGCCTCACGCGCCTCTACCTGGGCGGTAACAGGCTGCTGGCGCTGCCCGCCGACTTCGCGCAGCTGCAGAGCCTGCGCTGTCTCTGGATCGAAGGCAACTTCCTGCGGCGTTTCCCGCGGCCGCTGCTGCGCCTGGTGGCGCTGCAGTCGCTGCAGATGGGCGACAACCGGCTGCGCGCGCTGCCCGCCGAGCTGCCGCGCATGACCGGCTTGCGCGGCCTCTGGCTCTACGGCAACCGCTTCGAGGAGTTCCCGCCCGCGCTGCTGCGCATGGGCCGCCTGCACATCCTCGACCTGGACCGCAACCGCCTGGGCGGCTTCCCGGACCTGCACCCGCTGCGCGCCCTGCGCGTCTTCTCCTACGACCACAACCCGGTCACCGGGCCCCCGCGCGTCGCTGACACCGTCTTCCTCGTGGGCGAGGGCGCCGTCGAGCGCATGGCCGAGCGTGACGAGCCCACGCCCCGGCCGCCACCCCGGCGCCCAGCGCGGGCCTTCgaggatgaggaggaagaagaCTTGCTTATAGGGGGTGGGGACTCCCGGCCTCTGGGGCCCCCCAGGGGCAGCCTCCGCGCCCTGGAAGCCGCTCCAGGACTGGGCACCTGA